From one Molothrus aeneus isolate 106 chromosome 19, BPBGC_Maene_1.0, whole genome shotgun sequence genomic stretch:
- the FUT7 gene encoding alpha-(1,3)-fucosyltransferase 7: MPWALPLRWSPWGRPGVKALVTAGVFVTTLWNLRFFLDPSKGSGEESKHREPLMILVWEWPSKQVPNVSRDVCRELYSITGCQLTTERQLLHQADVVVFPHSRLQPGRDKLPKERLPGQNWVWVSLESPSNTRALAAWNKTFNWVMTYRQDSDIFIPYGKLVPNRSATVNIPAKTNLVSWVISNYHRTQKRAEVYKNLSRYLHVNIYGKANNKPLCKDCLLSTISKSKFYLAFENSIHRDYITEKLWRNSLLAGTVPVVLGPSRANYEQFVPADSFIHVNDFGSLEELATFLKTMNSSRYQQFFAWQRRFSVKLYTDWRERICAICMAYPHLPHGHLYPDLQSWFNS; this comes from the coding sequence ATGCCCTGGGCATTGCCGTTGCGATGGTCACCATGGGGACGGCCTGGTGTGAAAGCCTTGGTCACTGCTGGCGTGTTTGTAACCACCCTCTGGAACTTGAGGTTCTTCCTCGACCCCTCCAAGGGCTCTGGAGAAGAGTCTAAACACAGGGAGCCATTGATGATCCTCGTGTGGGAATGGCCCTCCAAGCAGGTCCCCAATGTCAGCAGAGACGTGTGCCGTGAGCTGTACAGCATCACAGGCTGCCAGCTCACCACAGAGCGGCAGCTCCTGCACCAGGCCGATGTGGTGGTGTTCCCCCATTccaggctccagcctggccgGGACAAACTACCCAAGGagaggctgccagggcagaaCTGGGTATGGGTGTCCCTGGAGTCTCCCTCCAACACTAGAGCTCTAGCAGCATGGAACAAGACCTTCAACTGGGTAATGACCTACAGACAGGATTCGGACATCTTCATCCCCTATGGCAAGCTTGTGCCCAACCGGTCAGCCACTGTGAACATCCCTGCAAAAACCAACTTGGTGTCCTGGGTTATCAGCAACTACCACAGGACGCAGAAAAGAGCCGAAGTCTACAAAAACCTCTCCAGGTACCTCCATGTGAATATATATGGGAAAGCAAACAACAAGCCCCTCTGCAAGGACTGCCTCTTGTCAACAATATCCAAGTCCAAGTTCTACCTGGCCTTTGAGAACTCCATCCACCGGGACTACATCACAGAGAAACTCTGGAGGAACTCACTGCTGGCCGGCACCGTGCCTGTGGTGCTGGGGCCATCCAGGGCCAACTATGAGCAGTTTGTTCCTGCAGACTCCTTCATCCATGTCAACGACTTTGGctccctggaggagctggccACTTTCCTGAAGACCATGAACTCCAGCCGCTACCAGCAGTTCTTTGCCTGGCAGAGGAGGTTCAGTGTGAAACTCTACACTGACTGGAGGGAGCGGATCTGTGCCATCTGCATGGCCTACCCCCACCTGCCCCATGGCCACCTCTATCCTGACCTGCAGAGCTGGTTCAACTCCTAG